In one window of Frigoriglobus tundricola DNA:
- a CDS encoding zinc-ribbon domain-containing protein — MRKVSCPECDEVVKVPDESKTVRCPACHTRIVEGGPKNDENDEEDEPRPKKRRKKAPGQKRVRGLIPLLFLAPAGFAIAGAAPFSSAGTQLAIWFGFGYWILGLVCVRAMYQEPDDGASAEAFGVWVMFHAIGASFRYPRLLAAWTLVLWLGIALICEGVLAAVVLKTLQQKPADPGPNAGGEQQPGAGPNPPPARPAPTPPRARTRPSPRTRRSPTRWPASTSRTTSHARAPRPTSGA; from the coding sequence ATGCGGAAGGTCAGTTGTCCGGAGTGCGACGAGGTGGTGAAGGTTCCGGACGAGAGCAAAACGGTCCGGTGCCCCGCGTGCCACACGCGGATCGTCGAGGGCGGACCCAAAAACGACGAGAACGACGAGGAGGACGAGCCGCGGCCCAAAAAACGCCGGAAGAAGGCGCCGGGGCAAAAACGCGTCCGCGGGCTGATCCCGTTGCTGTTCCTGGCGCCGGCCGGGTTCGCCATCGCCGGCGCGGCCCCTTTCTCGTCCGCGGGCACCCAGTTGGCGATCTGGTTCGGCTTCGGCTACTGGATCCTCGGCCTCGTGTGCGTGCGCGCCATGTACCAGGAACCGGACGACGGGGCCAGCGCGGAGGCGTTCGGCGTCTGGGTCATGTTCCACGCCATCGGCGCGTCGTTCCGGTACCCGCGGCTCCTCGCCGCGTGGACGCTCGTATTGTGGCTGGGGATCGCGCTCATCTGCGAAGGCGTTCTGGCGGCGGTCGTCCTCAAAACGCTCCAGCAGAAACCGGCCGACCCCGGACCGAACGCCGGCGGGGAGCAACAGCCCGGGGCCGGCCCGAACCCGCCTCCCGCCCGGCCCGCGCCCACGCCCCCGCGCGCCCGGACCCGTCCGTCGCCGCGGACAAGGCGATCACCGACGCGCTGGCCGGCCTCGACAAGCCGGACGACTTCTCACGCGCGGGCGCCGCGGCCGACCTCGGGCGCCTGA
- a CDS encoding HEAT repeat domain-containing protein, protein MTTDPQQSVRVEAVKSLGVWGTRDDVPTLIRALDHEDGATRRTAALAVRRFRDDRAVPALVRRLGDPQCTGESAKALIDIGPAAERPVIPALASTDVTEQGAAIDVLKEIGTVDSVPALQKVVSGKSFWSTKAVEALKLIRARAKKKN, encoded by the coding sequence GTGACGACCGATCCGCAGCAGTCCGTCCGGGTGGAAGCGGTCAAATCGCTCGGCGTCTGGGGCACCAGGGACGACGTCCCGACACTGATCCGGGCACTCGACCACGAGGACGGGGCGACCCGCCGGACCGCGGCGCTTGCGGTCCGACGGTTCCGGGACGACCGGGCCGTTCCGGCGCTGGTGCGGCGGCTGGGCGACCCCCAGTGTACCGGCGAGTCGGCCAAGGCGCTCATCGACATCGGCCCGGCGGCCGAGCGGCCCGTGATCCCGGCGCTGGCGTCGACGGACGTCACGGAGCAGGGCGCGGCGATCGACGTCCTCAAGGAGATCGGCACGGTCGATAGCGTCCCGGCGCTCCAGAAGGTCGTGTCCGGCAAGTCGTTTTGGAGCACCAAGGCCGTCGAGGCCCTGAAGCTCATCAGAGCCCGAGCGAAGAAAAAGAATTAG